A region of Vigna radiata var. radiata cultivar VC1973A chromosome 10, Vradiata_ver6, whole genome shotgun sequence DNA encodes the following proteins:
- the LOC106774863 gene encoding uncharacterized protein LOC106774863 — MVRTRGASSYHGEASSSRGQPSSSSHDERRRPTASARRRRVEENRTDVIDEHDYEDQEESIQQGHREEDYVQHEDVREQDDYSEEEDEDEHEDDGFPGGPHDTSLLTHYSQHVAYAIWQGQDRGEIQLRSHGKKLKNFGMYHEAIEPYISRSGLASLVNLSYEYADHGLIVSLAER, encoded by the exons atgGTAAGAACTAGAGGCGCATCATCTTACCATGGAGAGGCTTCATCGTCTCGTGGTCAgccatcatcttcatcacatGATGAAAGGAGACGACCTACGGCATCTGCTCGTAGAAGACGCGTAGAGGAAAATCGCACAGACGtcattgatgagcatgattaCGAGGACCAGGAGGAGTCTATACAGCAGGGACATCGTGAGGAGGACTATGTTCAACATGAGGATGTTCGAGAGCAGGATGACTatagtgaagaagaagatgaagatgaacaTGAAGATGATGGATTTCCAGGAGGTCCACATGACACCTCCTTGCTTACACACTATTCCCAGCATGTTGCATATGCCATATGGCAAGGCCAG GATCGAGGGGAGATTCAATTGAGGAGccatggtaaaaaattaaaaaattttggaatgTATCATGAGGCTATCGAGCCATATATATCCAGGTCGGGGTTGGCTTCCTTAGTTAACCTATCCTACGAGTATGCTGATCATGGATTGATCGTTTCACTTGCGGAGAGATGA
- the LOC106774864 gene encoding protein MAIN-LIKE 1-like: protein MGQFCEVEDLEYDKARSHLMDLLGVDRAKASTEMKKSRGPKVRLSWLREVYHDCIQHELWECAARAYLLHLLGCTIFTNKSGTLICVSYLILLRDLNACSRYAWGAAALAHTYEQLGDASFYGVRQIAGYATLLQSWICEHLPEMGRRRVLDTYTDLHPKLHDTYLRDKVRVLWRGVDIWMGSRWIRLGNMIHRHLPERVLRQFGFVHIIPRSPESLPMADIHTIDLHWLRYVDHAFIGVVEAEDPSTCVDEYLVWFRRVSHLYITPGDDDDRPSLAPRMRVVARRSVEEYEDATTSRGARHLRGRASFS, encoded by the exons ATGGGGCAATTTTGTGAGGTGGAGGACCTAGAGTACGATAAGGCTCGATCTCATCTTATGGACTTGCTTGGTGTCGACCGCGCCAAAGCTTCAACCGAGATGAAGAAGTCACGCGGTCCAAAAGTGCGGTTGAGCTGGCTCCGCGAGGTCTACCACGATTGCATTCAGCATGAGCTTTGGGAGTGCGCTGCTCGGGCGTATTTGTTGCATCTGCTTGGATGCACAATTTTTACTAATAAGAGTGGGACATTGATTTGTGTCTCGTACCTCATTCTGTTGCGAGACTTGAATGCATGTTCGAGATATGCCTGGGGAGCAGCTGCACTAGCACATACTTATGAGCAGCTAGGAGATGCTAGCTTCTATGGTGTCAGACAGATAGCTGGATATGCCACTCTTCTACAG AGTTGGATATGTGAGCACCTTCCTGAGATGGGAAGGAGGCGAGTCTTAGATACGTACACAGACCTCCATCCCAAGCTTCACGATACATACCTTCGAGACAAGGTTAGAGTCTTATGGAGGGGCGTAGATATCTGGATGGGCTCAC GATGGATCCGACTAGGCAACATGATTCACCGACATCTGCCTGAACGCGTGTTGCGTCAGTTTGGTTTTGTGCATATCATACCACGTTCGCCTGAGAGCCTTCCGATGGCAGATATTCATACGATTGATCTACATTGGTTGAGGTATGTAGACCATGCCTTTATTGGTGTCGTTGAAGCTGAGGACCCCTCTACGTGTGTTGACGAATACCTGGTGTGGTTTAGACGGGTGTCCCACCTGTACATCACTCCAGGTGACGACGATGATCGACCCAGTCTTGCACCGCGCATGAG GGTG GTTGCTCGTAGATCTGTTGAGGAGTACGAGGATGCTACTACTAGTAGAGGTGCTCGTCATTTGCGTGGACGAGCATCATTTTCTTAA
- the LOC111242630 gene encoding uncharacterized protein LOC111242630: MIPLGEIHVIWTRLSISRTVSTESVPEFSLDREVQLVQQRFKNVDIGEKVNIRHKMLEIACPEMTSMLAPTHKVKTKGAQKTKFARHERSTKRDPSYFEHVDTFVSRTEPSSSRKSQVKSKPKEFARRAVPFLNQFHPIRQPYIVDVVVDGHCGYRCIVALLGLGEEAWPTIRHNLYEELIQWRDEYANLVGSYNQLEELCQSLIVHDRSQVNVKKWMTIPDIGYAIANRYNVILVCLSYVQSFTIFPLRTPPPTDIRQHQILCIGFVNGCHFVQVQLQDGCPLPMVDIISSSHCYLEARAWSIFYTHRMQSFMALVGANQSYVDLGED, encoded by the exons ATGATTCCTCTTGGTGAAATACATGTTATCTGGACCCGTTTAAGCATTTCAAGAACTGTGTCTACTGAATCGGTTCCAGAGTTTAGCCTTGATCGTGAAGTTCAACTGGTACAACAACGATTCAAAAATGTTGACATTGGTGAAAAAGTCAACATAAGACATAAGATGCTAGAAATTGCTTGCCCAGAGATGACATCTATGCTTGCTCCGACGCATAAAGTGAAGACAAAAGGTGCACAGAAGACTAAATTTGCACGACATGAGAGGTCTACGAAACGTGACCCATCATATTTTGAGCACGTTGACACTTTTGTTTCCAGGACAGAGCCTTCTTCTTCACGAAAATCTCAAGTCAAATCGAAGCCGAAAGAATTTGCGCGAAGGGCAGTACCATtcttaaatcaatttcatccgaTTCGTCAACCATACATTGTagatgttgttgttgatggtcATTGCGGTTATCGATGCATTGTTGCTTTGTTGGGTTTAGGTGAAGAGGCATGGCCTACTATCCGACATAACCTTTATGAAGAACTAATTCAGTGGCGTGATGAATACGCAAATTTAGTAGGAAGCTACAATCAATTGGAAGAACTATGTCAGTCATTAATTGTCCACGATCGATCACAG GTTAATGTTAAGAAGTGGATGACCATACCGGACATTGGTTATGCCATTGCAAATAGATACAATGTCATCTTAGTATGTTTGTCCTATGTTCAGAGTTTTACCATATTCCCACTTCGCACTCCACCACCTACTGATATTAGACAACATCAGATCTTATGCATTGGATTTGTTAATGGATGTCATTTCGTACAg GTTCAATTACAAGATGGTTGTCCGTTACCCATGGTGGACATCATTTCCTCAAGCCATTGTTACCTAGAGGCGCGAGCATGGTCAATATTTTATACACATAGGATGCAATCATTTATGGCCTTAGTGGGAGCTAATCAAAGTTATGTAGATCTTGGAGAAGACTGA
- the LOC106775790 gene encoding probable protein phosphatase 2C 42 isoform X1, producing the protein MPEENVRTASSGSATSEGSPPAISPWPSSRPTRSSRTRARSSPGPSAPSSESTTATAAPIVRVMFVITCSVISKSSQESRTVERCVLVLICVGDLLEPFVCCYCLRSGVCAAAILAESHSVVTSEVIQQAFRRTEEGFTALVSELWSSRPQIATTGTCCLVGVICRQTLFVASLGDSRAVLGRRVGNTGGMAAMQLSTEHNANIEAVRQELKELHPDDPQIVVLRHGVWRVKGIIQVSRSIGDVYMKHAQFNREPINAKFRLPEPMNMPFLSANPTVISHPIQPNDSFLIFASDGLWEHLSNDQAVDIVHSSPRAGSAKRLIKAALQEAARKREMRYSDLYKIDKKVRRHFHDDITVIVLFLNHDLISRGAVLNTPLTVRSALDH; encoded by the exons ATGCCGGAAGAGAATGTAAGGACGGCCTCCTCTGGTTCCGCGACATCGGAAGGTTCGCCGCCGGCGATTTCTCCATGGCCGTCGTCCAGGCCAACCAGGTCCTCGAGGACCAGAGCCAGATCGAGTCCGGGCCCTTCGGCACCTTCGTCGGAGTCTACGACGGCCACGGCGGCCCCGATTGTTCGCGTTATGTTTGTGATAACTTGTTCCGTAATCTCCAAG TCTTCACAAGAGTCACGAACAGTTGAAAGGTGTGTGCTGGTTCTTATCTGTGTTGGA GATCTCTTGGAGCCATTTGTATGTTGTTATTGTCTTAGGAGTGGTGTTTGTGCTGCAGCGATATTGGCCGAGTCACATAGTGTTGTGACTTCTGAGGTCATTCAGCAGGCGTTCCGGCGGACCGAGGAGGGATTCACGGCGCTTGTTTCAGAGTTGTGGAGCTCCCGGCCGCAAATTGCAACCACTGGAACGTGTTGTTTGGTTGGAGTTATTTGTCGGCAGACGCTGTTTGTGGCGAGTCTTGGAGATTCCCGTGCTGTGTTGGGTAGGAGAGTTGGCAACACTGGTGGGATGGCTGCAATGCAGCTGTCCACCGAGCACAACGCGAATATTGAGGCTGTTAGGCAGGAGCTTAAGGAATTGCACCCGGATGACCCCCAGATTGTTGTCCTGAGACATGGAGTGTGGAGAGTCAAGGGCATAATTCAG GTTTCTAGATCTATAGGTGACGTATATATGAAACATGCGCAGTTTAACCGGGAACCCATTAATGCGAAATTCAGACTCCCTGAACCAATGAACATGCCTTTCTTGTCTGCTAATCCAACTGTTATTTCTCATCCAATCCAACCAAATGATTCCTTCCTTATATTTGCGTCAGATGGTTTATGGGAGCACCTAAGTAATGATCAAGCAGTGGATATTGTTCACAGCAGTCCACGTGCG GGTAGTGCCAAGAGACTTATCAAGGCTGCCCTACAAGAAGCGGCAAGAAAACGTGAAATGCGATATTCAGACCTTTATAAGATTGACAAGAAGGTTCGTCGCCATTTTCACGACGATATAACtgttattgttttattcttaAACCACGACCTTATATCCAGAGGCGCAGTTCTAAATACGCCACTCACAGTTCGAAGTGCTCTCGATCACTGA
- the LOC106775790 gene encoding probable protein phosphatase 2C 42 isoform X4, with the protein MPEENVRTASSGSATSEGSPPAISPWPSSRPTRSSRTRARSSPGPSAPSSESTTATAAPIVRVMFVITCSVISKDLLEPFVCCYCLRSGVCAAAILAESHSVVTSEVIQQAFRRTEEGFTALVSELWSSRPQIATTGTCCLVGVICRQTLFVASLGDSRAVLGRRVGNTGGMAAMQLSTEHNANIEAVRQELKELHPDDPQIVVLRHGVWRVKGIIQVSRSIGDVYMKHAQFNREPINAKFRLPEPMNMPFLSANPTVISHPIQPNDSFLIFASDGLWEHLSNDQAVDIVHSSPRAGSAKRLIKAALQEAARKREMRYSDLYKIDKKVRRHFHDDITVIVLFLNHDLISRGAVLNTPLTVRSALDH; encoded by the exons ATGCCGGAAGAGAATGTAAGGACGGCCTCCTCTGGTTCCGCGACATCGGAAGGTTCGCCGCCGGCGATTTCTCCATGGCCGTCGTCCAGGCCAACCAGGTCCTCGAGGACCAGAGCCAGATCGAGTCCGGGCCCTTCGGCACCTTCGTCGGAGTCTACGACGGCCACGGCGGCCCCGATTGTTCGCGTTATGTTTGTGATAACTTGTTCCGTAATCTCCAAG GATCTCTTGGAGCCATTTGTATGTTGTTATTGTCTTAGGAGTGGTGTTTGTGCTGCAGCGATATTGGCCGAGTCACATAGTGTTGTGACTTCTGAGGTCATTCAGCAGGCGTTCCGGCGGACCGAGGAGGGATTCACGGCGCTTGTTTCAGAGTTGTGGAGCTCCCGGCCGCAAATTGCAACCACTGGAACGTGTTGTTTGGTTGGAGTTATTTGTCGGCAGACGCTGTTTGTGGCGAGTCTTGGAGATTCCCGTGCTGTGTTGGGTAGGAGAGTTGGCAACACTGGTGGGATGGCTGCAATGCAGCTGTCCACCGAGCACAACGCGAATATTGAGGCTGTTAGGCAGGAGCTTAAGGAATTGCACCCGGATGACCCCCAGATTGTTGTCCTGAGACATGGAGTGTGGAGAGTCAAGGGCATAATTCAG GTTTCTAGATCTATAGGTGACGTATATATGAAACATGCGCAGTTTAACCGGGAACCCATTAATGCGAAATTCAGACTCCCTGAACCAATGAACATGCCTTTCTTGTCTGCTAATCCAACTGTTATTTCTCATCCAATCCAACCAAATGATTCCTTCCTTATATTTGCGTCAGATGGTTTATGGGAGCACCTAAGTAATGATCAAGCAGTGGATATTGTTCACAGCAGTCCACGTGCG GGTAGTGCCAAGAGACTTATCAAGGCTGCCCTACAAGAAGCGGCAAGAAAACGTGAAATGCGATATTCAGACCTTTATAAGATTGACAAGAAGGTTCGTCGCCATTTTCACGACGATATAACtgttattgttttattcttaAACCACGACCTTATATCCAGAGGCGCAGTTCTAAATACGCCACTCACAGTTCGAAGTGCTCTCGATCACTGA
- the LOC106775790 gene encoding probable protein phosphatase 2C 42 isoform X3 has product MLQALMSLIARCWKPFGLGDDANAGRECKDGLLWFRDIGRFAAGDFSMAVVQANQVLEDQSQIESGPFGTFVGVYDGHGGPDCSRYVCDNLFRNLQAILAESHSVVTSEVIQQAFRRTEEGFTALVSELWSSRPQIATTGTCCLVGVICRQTLFVASLGDSRAVLGRRVGNTGGMAAMQLSTEHNANIEAVRQELKELHPDDPQIVVLRHGVWRVKGIIQVSRSIGDVYMKHAQFNREPINAKFRLPEPMNMPFLSANPTVISHPIQPNDSFLIFASDGLWEHLSNDQAVDIVHSSPRAGSAKRLIKAALQEAARKREMRYSDLYKIDKKVRRHFHDDITVIVLFLNHDLISRGAVLNTPLTVRSALDH; this is encoded by the exons ATGCTCCAGGCATTGATGAGTCTTATCGCGCGCTGTTGGAAACCGTTCGGGCTCGGTGACGACGCCAATGCCGGAAGAGAATGTAAGGACGGCCTCCTCTGGTTCCGCGACATCGGAAGGTTCGCCGCCGGCGATTTCTCCATGGCCGTCGTCCAGGCCAACCAGGTCCTCGAGGACCAGAGCCAGATCGAGTCCGGGCCCTTCGGCACCTTCGTCGGAGTCTACGACGGCCACGGCGGCCCCGATTGTTCGCGTTATGTTTGTGATAACTTGTTCCGTAATCTCCAAG CGATATTGGCCGAGTCACATAGTGTTGTGACTTCTGAGGTCATTCAGCAGGCGTTCCGGCGGACCGAGGAGGGATTCACGGCGCTTGTTTCAGAGTTGTGGAGCTCCCGGCCGCAAATTGCAACCACTGGAACGTGTTGTTTGGTTGGAGTTATTTGTCGGCAGACGCTGTTTGTGGCGAGTCTTGGAGATTCCCGTGCTGTGTTGGGTAGGAGAGTTGGCAACACTGGTGGGATGGCTGCAATGCAGCTGTCCACCGAGCACAACGCGAATATTGAGGCTGTTAGGCAGGAGCTTAAGGAATTGCACCCGGATGACCCCCAGATTGTTGTCCTGAGACATGGAGTGTGGAGAGTCAAGGGCATAATTCAG GTTTCTAGATCTATAGGTGACGTATATATGAAACATGCGCAGTTTAACCGGGAACCCATTAATGCGAAATTCAGACTCCCTGAACCAATGAACATGCCTTTCTTGTCTGCTAATCCAACTGTTATTTCTCATCCAATCCAACCAAATGATTCCTTCCTTATATTTGCGTCAGATGGTTTATGGGAGCACCTAAGTAATGATCAAGCAGTGGATATTGTTCACAGCAGTCCACGTGCG GGTAGTGCCAAGAGACTTATCAAGGCTGCCCTACAAGAAGCGGCAAGAAAACGTGAAATGCGATATTCAGACCTTTATAAGATTGACAAGAAGGTTCGTCGCCATTTTCACGACGATATAACtgttattgttttattcttaAACCACGACCTTATATCCAGAGGCGCAGTTCTAAATACGCCACTCACAGTTCGAAGTGCTCTCGATCACTGA
- the LOC106775790 gene encoding probable protein phosphatase 2C 42 isoform X2 codes for MLQALMSLIARCWKPFGLGDDANAGRECKDGLLWFRDIGRFAAGDFSMAVVQANQVLEDQSQIESGPFGTFVGVYDGHGGPDCSRYVCDNLFRNLQVVLFSLHKSHEQLKAILAESHSVVTSEVIQQAFRRTEEGFTALVSELWSSRPQIATTGTCCLVGVICRQTLFVASLGDSRAVLGRRVGNTGGMAAMQLSTEHNANIEAVRQELKELHPDDPQIVVLRHGVWRVKGIIQVSRSIGDVYMKHAQFNREPINAKFRLPEPMNMPFLSANPTVISHPIQPNDSFLIFASDGLWEHLSNDQAVDIVHSSPRAGSAKRLIKAALQEAARKREMRYSDLYKIDKKVRRHFHDDITVIVLFLNHDLISRGAVLNTPLTVRSALDH; via the exons ATGCTCCAGGCATTGATGAGTCTTATCGCGCGCTGTTGGAAACCGTTCGGGCTCGGTGACGACGCCAATGCCGGAAGAGAATGTAAGGACGGCCTCCTCTGGTTCCGCGACATCGGAAGGTTCGCCGCCGGCGATTTCTCCATGGCCGTCGTCCAGGCCAACCAGGTCCTCGAGGACCAGAGCCAGATCGAGTCCGGGCCCTTCGGCACCTTCGTCGGAGTCTACGACGGCCACGGCGGCCCCGATTGTTCGCGTTATGTTTGTGATAACTTGTTCCGTAATCTCCAAG TTGTGCTTTTCAGTCTTCACAAGAGTCACGAACAGTTGAAAG CGATATTGGCCGAGTCACATAGTGTTGTGACTTCTGAGGTCATTCAGCAGGCGTTCCGGCGGACCGAGGAGGGATTCACGGCGCTTGTTTCAGAGTTGTGGAGCTCCCGGCCGCAAATTGCAACCACTGGAACGTGTTGTTTGGTTGGAGTTATTTGTCGGCAGACGCTGTTTGTGGCGAGTCTTGGAGATTCCCGTGCTGTGTTGGGTAGGAGAGTTGGCAACACTGGTGGGATGGCTGCAATGCAGCTGTCCACCGAGCACAACGCGAATATTGAGGCTGTTAGGCAGGAGCTTAAGGAATTGCACCCGGATGACCCCCAGATTGTTGTCCTGAGACATGGAGTGTGGAGAGTCAAGGGCATAATTCAG GTTTCTAGATCTATAGGTGACGTATATATGAAACATGCGCAGTTTAACCGGGAACCCATTAATGCGAAATTCAGACTCCCTGAACCAATGAACATGCCTTTCTTGTCTGCTAATCCAACTGTTATTTCTCATCCAATCCAACCAAATGATTCCTTCCTTATATTTGCGTCAGATGGTTTATGGGAGCACCTAAGTAATGATCAAGCAGTGGATATTGTTCACAGCAGTCCACGTGCG GGTAGTGCCAAGAGACTTATCAAGGCTGCCCTACAAGAAGCGGCAAGAAAACGTGAAATGCGATATTCAGACCTTTATAAGATTGACAAGAAGGTTCGTCGCCATTTTCACGACGATATAACtgttattgttttattcttaAACCACGACCTTATATCCAGAGGCGCAGTTCTAAATACGCCACTCACAGTTCGAAGTGCTCTCGATCACTGA